The genomic DNA TCCGGGTGTTGCCCGAGACTGCCCAGGAGACGCTACAGCAGGCGGCTGTTTTTGGGCGCACGTTCGACCTTGATCTGCTGGCGGCAGCCAGCGAACTGGACGAGGTCGTCTTGCTGGACGGCCTGGACGAGATCCCGACCCGGGCGGGGGGCCCCCCGGGGGGCGCCCCGACACCACCTATCAAGGAACAGGTTTCGTGGATCTTGTCATTCGAAACGGCATTTCCGACTCGACAGGTGAGGCCATCGAGGTCGGTATCGAAAAGGGCCTGATCAAGGCCGTTGCTGCTGCCGGACTGCCTCAAGCAAAAACGGAGATAGACGCCGGGGGTTGCATGGTCTCGCCGGCCTTCTTCGAGTCTCACTTTCACCTGGAAAATGCACTGCTCTGGGATGGCATGATCAACCAGAGCGGCACCCTGGGTGAGGCTATCGAGATCTATGCCCAAGTCAAACACGATCTGACTGTCGACGACATCGTGCAACGATCTGGACAGGTACTGAAGGCCGCCGTCGCCAACGGTACGCTGTGGCTTCGAAGCCACGTGGATATCGACCACATCGCCAGGTTGGGTATTCTCGAAGGCGTTTCAGCAGCGCGCCAGGTCTATCAGGATCTGATCGACATCCAGCTGGTCGCCTTTCCCCAGCTGGGCCTGGCACGCAACCCGGAAGCTGTGGCCATGATGTGGCAGGCCATGGAGAAGGGGTGTGATCTGGTGGGTGGCATGCCCCATGGCGAGCGAGACATGGAGGACGCGGCCCGACACATCGAGATCGCCTTCGAGATCGCCGTGGCCCACGATGCTGACGTGGATATGCACATCGACGAGACCGACAATCCCTATTGGCATTCGCTGGAGTTGCTGGCGGAGAAGACGCTGGAGACCGGCTGGCAGGGCCGGGTGTCGGCAGGCCACTGCTGTGCCATGTCGGCCTGGGATGACGCTCTGGCTGAGCGTGTGATCGAAAAGGTTCGCCAGGCTGGCATTCACGTCATCACCAATGCGCCTATCAATCTCATGCTCGAAGGGAGAGGCCACGGCCATCCCAGGCCGCGCGGAATCGCCCGGGTGAAGGAGTTGCTGGAAGCCGGGGTCAACGTGGCCTGCGGACAGGATGATATCCAGAACATGTTTTACCCCTTCGGCAGAATGGATTCTCTGGAGGTGGCACTGATCACTGCGCACGCTGCCCAATTGGGTGCCCCCAGTGAGATCCAGGCTGCCTTCGATATGCCTCGGTATAGTGCTGC from Chloroflexota bacterium includes the following:
- a CDS encoding amidohydrolase family protein, with product MDLVIRNGISDSTGEAIEVGIEKGLIKAVAAAGLPQAKTEIDAGGCMVSPAFFESHFHLENALLWDGMINQSGTLGEAIEIYAQVKHDLTVDDIVQRSGQVLKAAVANGTLWLRSHVDIDHIARLGILEGVSAARQVYQDLIDIQLVAFPQLGLARNPEAVAMMWQAMEKGCDLVGGMPHGERDMEDAARHIEIAFEIAVAHDADVDMHIDETDNPYWHSLELLAEKTLETGWQGRVSAGHCCAMSAWDDALAERVIEKVRQAGIHVITNAPINLMLEGRGHGHPRPRGIARVKELLEAGVNVACGQDDIQNMFYPFGRMDSLEVALITAHAAQLGAPSEIQAAFDMPRYSAARLWPLDNYGVRVGAEANLVVLDARTPVEALRRQPDRRYVIRKGDILSETRTAVKWRNDRQFS